A window from Thermoanaerobaculales bacterium encodes these proteins:
- the nadE gene encoding NAD(+) synthase: MAFNGDVLSINPVCETQRICGFIKAQVFSKYKRKGVVLGLSGGVDSALAACLCVRALGPERIRGLVLPEKESSPESAELAAEQAEALGICADVVDITPLLQAFDVYERRTAVVRELCESYDPETDGMRITLPPDVLNRDGLNVFSLKVSTTRGEFSYRLKPDQLHAIVSAQNMKQRTRMIQLYSLAERLNCVVCGTTNRTEMEQGFFVKHGDGGVDIEPLAHLYKTQVFQLAEHLGVIEKIRSRAPAPDTWPGGVTDEEFYFRMPLKTLDLLLYAWKAELSADDAGRELDLTAEQVTRAFRDFQSKEKSTWHLRSLPPSLETERPSRSAGAKPGGSRSS; this comes from the coding sequence ATGGCATTCAACGGCGACGTGCTCAGCATCAACCCGGTCTGTGAAACACAGCGCATCTGTGGTTTCATCAAGGCCCAGGTTTTCTCGAAATACAAGCGAAAGGGCGTGGTCCTTGGCCTGAGCGGCGGGGTCGACTCGGCGCTGGCGGCATGCCTCTGCGTACGCGCCCTGGGCCCCGAGCGCATTCGCGGACTGGTGCTGCCTGAGAAGGAGTCTTCTCCAGAGAGTGCTGAACTCGCTGCGGAACAGGCTGAAGCGCTTGGGATCTGCGCGGACGTGGTCGACATCACGCCGCTGCTCCAGGCATTCGACGTTTACGAGAGACGTACCGCAGTCGTGCGGGAGCTCTGTGAGAGTTACGACCCGGAGACTGATGGAATGCGGATCACGCTGCCGCCAGATGTCCTCAACCGGGATGGTCTCAACGTGTTTTCACTGAAGGTCAGCACGACTCGCGGCGAGTTTTCATATCGCCTTAAACCTGATCAGCTTCACGCGATCGTCTCGGCGCAGAACATGAAGCAGCGGACCAGGATGATCCAGCTATACTCACTCGCTGAAAGGCTGAACTGTGTCGTCTGCGGAACCACCAACCGCACGGAGATGGAGCAAGGGTTCTTCGTGAAGCATGGTGACGGTGGGGTGGACATCGAGCCCCTCGCGCACCTCTACAAGACCCAGGTGTTTCAGCTCGCAGAGCATCTGGGGGTCATCGAGAAGATCCGCTCGCGCGCGCCGGCCCCGGACACCTGGCCTGGCGGCGTTACCGACGAGGAGTTCTACTTCCGCATGCCTCTGAAGACGCTTGATCTGCTGCTCTACGCATGGAAGGCGGAGCTGTCGGCGGACGATGCGGGACGGGAGCTCGATCTCACCGCAGAACAGGTGACGCGCGCCTTCCGAGATTTTCAGTCAAAAGAGAAATCCACGTGGCACCTGAGGTCGCTGCCGCCGAGCCTCGAAACCGAACGGCCGAGTCGGAGCGCCGGAGCCAAACCCGGCGGGTCGAGGTCATCATGA
- a CDS encoding CpsD/CapB family tyrosine-protein kinase: protein MKRALEQQAEPRKGGADDYSQPTESAPQKVPSLAVPFDPDATTPVRRDPLDELENYLHAMPVSGTLPVEAPPSPVPLRLAEPPSYAESRPSHPSYERIIQRLFAFRGGRRHCSLLVVSAVPGEGASTVARNLAVGIGESHRGRVVLIDSNLRSPSQHTVFQTGAPGGLVDVLSGRAELAAVVREAPRFGIAVLPSGSPSDHPPHLLTVSALQRIVTALQSQFDWVILDGPPVTTFPDAASLAVVADGAILVLRAERTRSEVAERAMNLLHNAGATLLGGVLNRRIHHIPEFIYRRL from the coding sequence ATGAAGCGCGCGCTCGAGCAGCAGGCCGAGCCGCGCAAGGGCGGAGCGGACGACTACTCACAGCCGACCGAATCGGCGCCTCAGAAAGTACCGTCCCTCGCCGTGCCCTTTGACCCGGACGCCACCACGCCGGTGCGCCGGGACCCCTTGGACGAACTCGAGAACTATCTCCACGCGATGCCGGTGTCGGGCACTCTGCCGGTGGAGGCACCACCTTCACCCGTTCCGCTCCGGCTCGCGGAGCCGCCCTCCTACGCCGAGTCGCGCCCGTCGCACCCGTCCTACGAGCGGATCATCCAGCGGCTTTTCGCCTTCAGGGGAGGACGCCGCCACTGCAGTCTCTTGGTCGTGAGCGCAGTTCCGGGCGAGGGTGCCAGCACCGTGGCTCGAAACCTGGCGGTGGGGATCGGCGAGAGCCATCGCGGCCGCGTGGTCCTCATCGACTCCAACCTGCGATCACCGAGCCAGCATACGGTCTTTCAGACCGGTGCGCCGGGCGGACTGGTCGACGTGCTGAGCGGCCGCGCAGAGCTGGCGGCGGTGGTGCGGGAGGCGCCTCGATTCGGAATCGCGGTGCTGCCGAGCGGCAGCCCGTCGGACCACCCGCCACACTTGTTGACGGTGTCGGCGCTGCAGCGAATCGTCACCGCGCTGCAGTCACAGTTTGACTGGGTGATCCTGGATGGGCCACCAGTGACGACCTTTCCGGACGCCGCCAGCCTTGCCGTCGTGGCTGATGGCGCAATCCTTGTGCTGCGGGCCGAGCGGACGAGGAGTGAGGTCGCCGAGCGGGCGATGAACTTGCTTCACAATGCGGGGGCGACGCTGCTCGGCGGAGTGCTCAACAGGCGCATTCACCACATTCCGGAGTTCATCTACCGGAGGTTGTAG
- a CDS encoding acyl carrier protein has protein sequence MTAARDIIKLFVLKTFPTDSPGAGIDYETSFVDAGIMDSMRVLELVEFLEGQFGITIKDSELVPGNLDSIRNICRYLESKGVTGADS, from the coding sequence ATGACGGCAGCCAGGGACATCATCAAGTTGTTCGTCCTGAAGACGTTTCCAACCGATTCCCCGGGAGCCGGCATCGACTACGAAACCTCCTTCGTCGATGCAGGCATCATGGACTCGATGCGTGTCCTGGAGCTTGTGGAGTTTCTCGAGGGTCAGTTTGGCATCACCATCAAGGACTCCGAGCTCGTCCCCGGAAACCTGGATTCGATCCGCAACATCTGCAGATACCTCGAGTCGAAGGGCGTCACTGGCGCCGACAGTTAG
- the nadE gene encoding NAD(+) synthase: protein MKRDAEFSIDSLTIDCDLEVDRITSMLRNQVLTEFRKHGFVVGLSGGVDSSVVAALCVKAVGSEKVFGLMMPEKESSPDTLSLGVLVADSLEIRTAHVDITETLEAAGCYQLRDSAIRRLIPEYGADFRCKIILPNILDADTYRLYSVVIESLDGNQRIRRLSKQAYLDVVSASKFKQRVRKMFEYYHADRLNYVVAGTPNRLEYDLGFFVKVGDGAADTKPIAHLYKTQVYQLAEHLGVPREIRERVPTTDTYSMPQSQEEFFFSVPHEMADLCLYGKNHDIPIERVAAAAGLTSDQVERVYRDIDAKRKAAKYLHAGAVLIGGGPAGRGRRPSQG from the coding sequence ATGAAACGCGATGCAGAGTTTTCGATTGACAGTCTCACAATTGACTGTGATTTGGAGGTAGATCGGATCACCTCCATGCTGCGGAACCAGGTTCTCACGGAATTCAGAAAGCACGGATTTGTCGTGGGATTGTCTGGTGGAGTGGACAGCAGCGTTGTGGCAGCTTTGTGTGTGAAAGCGGTCGGCAGCGAAAAGGTGTTCGGTCTCATGATGCCCGAGAAGGAATCGTCGCCGGATACGCTTTCTCTTGGCGTACTTGTCGCAGATTCCCTGGAGATTCGGACCGCGCATGTCGATATCACCGAGACACTCGAAGCGGCGGGTTGTTACCAACTCCGGGACAGCGCGATCCGAAGGTTAATACCCGAGTACGGCGCCGACTTCAGGTGCAAGATCATCCTGCCGAACATTCTCGATGCCGACACGTACAGGCTGTATTCGGTCGTGATCGAATCACTAGACGGAAACCAGCGAATAAGGCGCCTGTCAAAGCAAGCATATTTAGACGTGGTGTCCGCATCGAAATTCAAACAGCGGGTTCGCAAGATGTTTGAGTATTATCACGCGGACCGATTGAATTATGTTGTGGCAGGAACCCCGAATCGCCTGGAATATGATCTGGGTTTCTTCGTCAAAGTCGGAGATGGTGCGGCAGACACGAAGCCCATCGCGCATCTGTACAAAACACAGGTTTACCAGTTGGCGGAGCACCTGGGTGTGCCGCGTGAGATTCGTGAAAGAGTCCCGACCACCGATACCTACTCGATGCCGCAGAGCCAGGAGGAGTTCTTCTTTTCTGTGCCACACGAGATGGCCGACCTTTGCCTCTACGGAAAAAACCATGACATCCCGATTGAACGGGTGGCCGCTGCTGCGGGATTGACAAGCGACCAGGTGGAGCGGGTTTACCGCGATATCGACGCAAAGCGAAAAGCGGCCAAGTACCTGCATGCTGGGGCTGTCCTGATTGGTGGGGGGCCGGCGGGTCGGGGTCGACGCCCATCGCAGGGCTGA
- a CDS encoding AMP-binding protein — MLVDDFLAMSASRFPGKTAVICGDRRVTYGELDETSNRLAQALVAVGVRPGDRVAVLLDNSIETAICIFGALKAGGAFVVVNHTTKPKKLEFILNDCSASALIIGASQFDSHKAAVSRVGSLRCVVVCGGGRSSRSSSHGIIDLDRDLSSFPSLRPGNRSIDADLAALIYTSGSTGLPKGVAVSHLNVVSAATSITEYLESVADDVIINVLPLSFDYGLYQLLMSVKSGGTLVLEKSFAYPFTIVERIEQERVTGFPGVPTVFALLLQMRNLEPQRFDSVRYVTNTGACLPPAHIPRLKVLFRNAKIFSMYGLTECKRVSYLEPAELERRPTSVGKAMPNVQALVVDDAGEPVGPGVVGELVVRGSNVMMGYWNRTDETAKIVRPGRFPGDRVLHTGDLFTMDDDGFLYFVARRDDIIKSRGEKVSPREVENVILELAGIREAVVVGVDDPILGQSVKAFVVPAEGFGITEEDVIKHCASSLENFMVPRAIEFCSDLPRTTTGKPDLTALRGSAGLPGDRWE, encoded by the coding sequence ATGCTGGTTGACGACTTCCTGGCCATGAGCGCATCGCGCTTTCCAGGCAAGACCGCCGTCATTTGTGGAGATCGGCGCGTTACCTATGGGGAGCTCGACGAGACCTCGAATCGGCTTGCGCAGGCTCTGGTGGCGGTTGGGGTCCGTCCCGGCGATCGAGTAGCAGTGCTCCTCGACAACAGTATCGAAACGGCGATATGCATCTTCGGGGCACTCAAGGCCGGCGGTGCCTTCGTAGTCGTCAACCACACCACGAAACCGAAGAAGCTCGAGTTTATCCTCAATGACTGCTCCGCCAGCGCTCTGATCATTGGGGCATCACAGTTTGACTCTCATAAAGCGGCGGTCTCGCGCGTGGGGTCGCTGAGGTGCGTGGTCGTCTGCGGGGGCGGCAGGAGCTCGAGGAGCTCCTCGCACGGCATCATCGACCTCGATCGGGATCTCTCCTCCTTTCCATCACTGCGTCCTGGTAACCGATCGATCGACGCAGACCTCGCAGCACTGATCTACACCTCTGGTTCGACGGGACTGCCCAAAGGCGTCGCAGTCTCTCACCTGAACGTGGTTTCCGCGGCAACCTCGATCACCGAGTACCTCGAGAGCGTTGCCGATGACGTCATCATCAACGTGCTGCCCCTGTCGTTTGACTACGGTCTCTACCAGCTGCTGATGTCGGTGAAGTCGGGGGGGACACTCGTCCTCGAAAAGTCGTTCGCATATCCATTCACGATCGTCGAGAGGATTGAACAGGAGCGGGTCACCGGCTTCCCTGGGGTGCCAACAGTCTTCGCTTTGCTCCTGCAGATGCGCAACCTCGAGCCGCAGCGGTTCGACAGCGTCCGATATGTCACCAACACTGGGGCATGCCTCCCGCCGGCGCACATCCCCCGGCTGAAGGTCCTTTTCAGGAACGCCAAGATCTTCTCGATGTACGGATTGACCGAGTGCAAGCGGGTCTCCTACCTGGAGCCAGCCGAGCTCGAGCGGCGACCCACGTCGGTGGGCAAGGCGATGCCCAACGTGCAAGCACTCGTCGTCGACGACGCTGGTGAGCCCGTAGGTCCGGGGGTCGTCGGCGAACTGGTAGTCAGGGGCTCCAACGTGATGATGGGATACTGGAACCGCACAGATGAAACCGCCAAGATCGTCCGCCCCGGCCGATTCCCCGGGGATCGGGTCCTTCACACGGGCGATCTCTTCACAATGGACGACGACGGGTTCTTGTACTTCGTCGCCCGAAGAGATGACATCATCAAGAGCCGCGGTGAGAAGGTGAGCCCTCGGGAGGTCGAGAACGTCATTCTTGAGTTGGCCGGCATTCGCGAGGCGGTCGTCGTCGGAGTCGACGATCCAATTCTCGGGCAATCGGTCAAAGCGTTTGTCGTTCCGGCCGAGGGCTTCGGCATCACAGAAGAGGACGTCATCAAACACTGCGCGAGCAGCCTCGAGAACTTCATGGTGCCCAGGGCCATTGAGTTTTGCAGCGATCTGCCGAGAACCACCACTGGGAAACCAGACCTCACGGCTCTCCGAGGATCTGCCGGCTTGCCTGGGGATCGATGGGAATGA
- a CDS encoding right-handed parallel beta-helix repeat-containing protein, with translation MNAKIRVVGTPPQFAPPDPPSRNVPNVMRRVVGLCAITILSCLPANPAAAVEYFVGVDHPNASDSNSGLSPDHPFKTLSRGVAPLSPGDTLSIMEGVYREVLGVGVDGLPDSPIVVRAYPGDEGSVVIRGSDVVTGWTHDGGDVWSVPWQPLPLLEYPPSYPDVDEFARRREMVFVNGDPLEQVLSPTGLAAGRFWVDDGVGRIRIHYQGDPNTAGVEIAARSEGVMARGRSHHVYRGLRVEHVTTEMWIGAMALGPHARVENCRVEHNNGNGIEAYADSVILSTHSNHNGRLGIALAGNNSLLDSCETSHNSWRYGPEWDAGGIKVAAANLPSGIRIARHTSGHNNGPGVWLDTVGSGNVIEASLLEGNVSRGLEIEAAIGPNWVINNVIDGTVKANDGSTPDGAGISLLVARDTYIYNNTIVDAGGPGIVIGGSDRDYGVFYPANTLVFNNIIVNPGTAAVWFWLWDEGLIPERFDSHHFDNNLYYDADPVVWIPLGDNNWTLAEFQQNRGEDLHSLYAPPMFADPASRNYSLLEGSPAVDAGDELVDVADDIVGCRRPKGTRIDVGAFEYCVDAGNPPDVFADGFEFGDTWAWSRAVP, from the coding sequence ATGAATGCGAAGATCCGAGTGGTCGGCACGCCACCACAATTCGCCCCTCCAGATCCACCTTCTCGAAATGTACCCAATGTGATGCGCAGGGTTGTCGGTCTCTGCGCGATCACAATTCTGAGCTGCTTGCCGGCGAATCCTGCTGCCGCTGTTGAGTATTTCGTAGGGGTGGATCATCCGAACGCGTCCGACTCGAACAGTGGGCTCTCCCCCGACCATCCATTCAAGACTCTGAGTCGAGGCGTCGCACCGCTTTCGCCGGGAGATACGCTTTCCATCATGGAGGGCGTTTATCGCGAGGTGCTCGGGGTGGGCGTGGACGGCTTGCCAGACAGCCCGATCGTGGTCCGCGCCTATCCTGGCGATGAGGGAAGCGTCGTGATTCGCGGTAGTGATGTCGTCACGGGGTGGACTCATGATGGAGGTGATGTCTGGAGCGTTCCCTGGCAGCCGTTGCCGCTGTTGGAGTACCCACCTTCGTACCCGGACGTGGATGAGTTTGCCAGGCGACGGGAAATGGTCTTTGTCAATGGTGACCCTCTCGAGCAGGTTCTTTCACCAACAGGATTGGCCGCTGGCCGATTCTGGGTGGATGACGGGGTGGGGAGAATCAGGATCCACTATCAAGGCGATCCGAACACCGCCGGGGTGGAGATTGCGGCCCGCAGTGAAGGCGTGATGGCACGAGGGAGAAGCCATCACGTGTATCGCGGACTCAGGGTAGAGCACGTCACGACCGAGATGTGGATCGGGGCGATGGCGCTGGGTCCCCATGCCCGGGTCGAGAACTGCAGGGTGGAGCACAACAACGGCAACGGCATTGAGGCGTACGCTGACTCGGTGATCTTGAGCACGCACTCGAATCACAATGGGCGGTTGGGGATCGCTCTGGCTGGAAACAACTCGCTGCTCGATTCCTGCGAAACCAGCCACAACTCGTGGCGGTACGGTCCGGAGTGGGATGCGGGGGGCATCAAGGTGGCTGCCGCCAATCTGCCCTCCGGGATCCGCATCGCGAGACATACAAGCGGCCACAACAACGGGCCAGGTGTATGGCTTGACACCGTCGGCTCAGGCAACGTCATCGAGGCATCCCTCCTTGAAGGAAACGTCAGCCGAGGCCTCGAGATTGAGGCGGCGATCGGCCCGAACTGGGTCATCAACAATGTCATCGATGGGACAGTGAAGGCGAACGACGGCAGCACACCCGACGGTGCCGGGATCTCGCTCCTGGTCGCACGTGACACCTACATCTACAACAACACCATCGTCGACGCTGGCGGGCCCGGGATTGTGATAGGGGGCAGCGACAGGGACTACGGCGTGTTCTACCCCGCCAACACCTTGGTGTTCAACAACATCATCGTGAATCCTGGCACAGCTGCGGTTTGGTTCTGGCTGTGGGACGAAGGCCTGATCCCGGAACGGTTCGATTCCCACCACTTCGACAACAACCTCTATTACGACGCGGATCCGGTGGTCTGGATCCCATTGGGGGACAACAACTGGACTTTGGCGGAGTTTCAGCAGAACCGCGGCGAAGATCTCCATTCCCTGTATGCGCCACCAATGTTCGCCGACCCGGCATCCCGCAACTACTCTCTCCTAGAAGGCAGTCCGGCGGTCGACGCTGGAGATGAACTCGTCGATGTGGCGGATGACATCGTCGGCTGCCGTCGACCCAAAGGGACAAGGATCGACGTCGGGGCCTTCGAGTACTGCGTCGATGCCGGCAATCCCCCGGATGTGTTTGCCGATGGTTTTGAGTTCGGCGACACTTGGGCGTGGTCCCGCGCGGTGCCGTAG
- a CDS encoding polysaccharide deacetylase family protein, protein MKRFIQKTIRAAHLAFAPPDLPRQLGIYFHALERQDWPAFRSCIDLLTRSGYRFVGPNDYLVAADKVAFVSFDDNYRSWYESLDLLDELDVRATFYINTVPIRGRSSETEIEDYYSRINHHGSRVPLSEPEIRGLAERGHTVGCHTHSHADLGGLSPMRAREEITRSRMILSEIVGEEVAHFSFPFGMPRNFPGHLEGFCRDQGLTVAAATPGLLHQKPRPLRIHRTPWRLERPVSENRDNLRIDARWFVRVTGRSASEC, encoded by the coding sequence ATGAAGCGCTTCATTCAGAAGACGATCCGCGCTGCACATCTAGCGTTCGCTCCTCCCGACCTTCCACGGCAGTTGGGCATCTACTTTCACGCTCTCGAAAGGCAGGACTGGCCGGCCTTTCGTTCATGCATCGATCTTCTGACGCGTTCAGGCTATCGATTTGTGGGGCCGAACGACTACCTTGTGGCTGCAGATAAGGTCGCGTTCGTCAGCTTCGATGACAACTACAGATCGTGGTACGAGTCGCTTGACCTTCTCGACGAGTTGGACGTGCGCGCCACGTTCTACATCAACACGGTGCCAATCCGCGGGCGGTCTTCAGAGACCGAGATCGAAGACTACTACTCGCGTATCAACCACCACGGCAGCCGTGTCCCACTCAGTGAGCCGGAAATTCGCGGGTTGGCTGAACGCGGGCACACGGTTGGCTGCCACACGCATTCTCATGCCGACCTAGGTGGGCTCTCGCCGATGAGGGCGCGGGAGGAGATCACACGATCTCGGATGATACTGAGTGAAATCGTGGGCGAAGAGGTTGCTCACTTCTCGTTCCCGTTCGGCATGCCGCGCAATTTCCCGGGGCACCTGGAGGGTTTTTGCCGGGACCAGGGTTTGACGGTTGCGGCTGCCACGCCCGGCTTGCTTCATCAGAAGCCGCGGCCTCTTCGAATTCACCGTACACCGTGGCGGCTCGAACGTCCGGTGTCCGAAAACCGCGACAACCTGCGGATCGACGCACGATGGTTCGTCCGGGTCACCGGGCGCAGTGCATCCGAGTGCTGA
- a CDS encoding sugar transferase: protein MHETRRRLLLNCLRVGDLLVLTTALAVALVFSGQVVEGSPLDEFLAVRVKLVNFLFFAGFAVLWNIIFGAFGLYRSRRVGLMTTEWWDIAKAVAIGTLLLSGFAMVFNFSAVNRGFIASFFVVALLGTALYRTVLRSAFARGGGHGRNLRNLVIIGCGPRGAEFGKQVRSRPELGYLLLGYIDEIAPPPNPLHGHPEKLLGNLEQAQEILANVEVDEVAISLPIRSYYETISRLIGLCEELGLVVRIPADFFESRLVHAYVDKLHDTPVLTLQAHAPAGGSTALKRVIDFFGSAAAMIVFAPLFALISLAIKLDSRGPVLFAQERIGQGRRKFRMIKFRTMEVDAEQHQAEVEELNEVTGAAFKIKNDPRTTRVGRILRKLSLDELPQFWNVFRGDMSLVGPRPLPIRDVERFDSAWQNRRFSVRPGLTCLWQINGRHEIDFDHWMELDLQYIDNWSLSLDFDILVKTLPAVLRGTGAS, encoded by the coding sequence ATGCACGAGACGAGACGGCGCCTTCTGCTGAACTGCCTGCGGGTCGGCGACCTCCTGGTGCTGACCACCGCTCTGGCCGTGGCGCTCGTCTTTTCCGGCCAGGTCGTCGAGGGGTCCCCACTCGACGAGTTCCTGGCGGTGCGCGTCAAGCTGGTGAACTTCCTCTTCTTCGCCGGTTTCGCGGTGCTGTGGAACATCATCTTCGGCGCCTTCGGGCTCTACCGGTCGCGGCGAGTTGGGTTGATGACCACCGAGTGGTGGGACATCGCAAAGGCCGTGGCCATCGGCACACTGCTCTTGTCCGGCTTTGCCATGGTCTTCAACTTCTCGGCGGTGAACAGGGGGTTCATCGCGTCCTTCTTCGTGGTTGCCCTGCTGGGCACAGCCCTGTACCGGACCGTGTTGCGCTCGGCCTTTGCTCGTGGGGGTGGGCACGGCCGCAACCTGAGGAATCTGGTCATCATCGGCTGCGGCCCGCGCGGCGCCGAGTTCGGGAAACAGGTTCGGAGCCGCCCCGAGCTCGGCTACCTCCTGCTCGGCTACATCGACGAGATTGCACCGCCGCCGAACCCGCTCCACGGCCATCCCGAGAAGCTCCTCGGCAACCTGGAACAGGCGCAGGAGATTCTGGCCAACGTCGAGGTTGACGAGGTCGCGATCAGCCTGCCCATCCGCTCGTACTACGAGACCATCTCGCGGCTCATCGGGCTCTGTGAGGAGCTCGGGCTGGTCGTGCGGATCCCGGCGGACTTCTTCGAGTCGCGGCTGGTGCACGCCTATGTCGACAAGCTCCACGACACCCCGGTCTTGACCCTGCAGGCTCACGCGCCGGCAGGCGGGAGCACCGCGCTCAAGAGGGTCATCGACTTCTTCGGGTCCGCGGCGGCGATGATCGTCTTCGCCCCGCTGTTCGCCCTCATCTCCCTGGCCATCAAGCTCGACTCCCGCGGCCCGGTGCTCTTCGCCCAGGAGCGAATCGGCCAGGGGCGCCGGAAATTCAGGATGATCAAGTTCCGGACCATGGAGGTGGACGCCGAGCAACATCAGGCGGAGGTCGAAGAGCTGAACGAGGTCACTGGCGCCGCTTTCAAGATCAAGAACGACCCGCGCACGACTCGAGTCGGCCGCATCCTCCGCAAGCTCAGCCTCGACGAGCTGCCCCAGTTCTGGAACGTGTTCCGCGGCGACATGAGCCTGGTGGGCCCACGGCCCTTGCCTATCCGCGATGTCGAGCGGTTCGACAGCGCGTGGCAGAACCGCCGGTTCAGCGTGCGGCCGGGCCTGACCTGCCTGTGGCAGATCAACGGTCGCCACGAGATCGACTTCGACCACTGGATGGAGCTCGACCTCCAGTACATCGACAATTGGTCTCTGTCTCTCGATTTCGACATTCTCGTCAAGACGCTGCCGGCGGTTCTGAGGGGAACCGGTGCAAGCTGA
- a CDS encoding WecB/TagA/CpsF family glycosyltransferase — protein sequence MSPPRKPRINVVGTTVDALNLNEAVERIRQWLHDEQVGRYVCVTDVHCIMQSYRRAEVRNAYNCASLCVPDGMPLTWVGRALGQRTMGRVYGPDLMLRLLEVSAREGHTNFFYGGAEGVAEDLKRLMTTRFPDLKVVGTYCPPFRPLTHEERREITSTVNALNPDLLWIGLGAPKQELFMNEYRDVLRAKVMIGVGAAFDFHTGRVRQAPRWMMRAGLEWFFRLCMEPRRLAPRYVRNNPSFIWHVFLQLTGLRQYPTE from the coding sequence ATGAGCCCGCCCCGCAAGCCTCGCATCAACGTGGTCGGCACCACCGTCGATGCCCTGAATCTGAATGAGGCTGTCGAGCGGATTCGTCAGTGGTTGCACGACGAACAGGTCGGCCGCTACGTGTGTGTGACCGACGTGCACTGCATCATGCAGAGCTACCGCCGAGCAGAAGTTCGAAACGCCTACAACTGTGCATCCCTCTGCGTGCCTGACGGCATGCCCTTGACGTGGGTCGGGCGGGCGCTTGGCCAGAGGACGATGGGCCGCGTTTACGGTCCTGACCTGATGCTGAGGCTACTCGAGGTTTCCGCTCGCGAGGGTCACACGAACTTCTTCTACGGGGGAGCGGAAGGCGTCGCTGAGGATCTCAAGCGCCTCATGACGACCCGGTTTCCAGACCTCAAGGTCGTGGGCACATATTGCCCGCCGTTTCGTCCGCTGACCCATGAAGAGAGGCGAGAGATCACCTCCACGGTCAATGCACTCAATCCGGATTTGCTGTGGATTGGTCTCGGTGCGCCGAAGCAGGAACTGTTCATGAACGAGTATCGCGATGTGCTGAGAGCCAAGGTGATGATTGGTGTCGGTGCAGCGTTTGACTTTCACACAGGCCGCGTGCGGCAGGCGCCGCGATGGATGATGAGGGCCGGCCTCGAATGGTTCTTCCGACTTTGCATGGAACCACGTCGGCTTGCTCCGAGGTATGTCCGCAACAACCCCTCCTTCATCTGGCACGTCTTCCTCCAACTCACTGGATTGCGACAGTACCCGACCGAGTGA
- a CDS encoding polysaccharide deacetylase family protein, producing MFAHQLSTIVGGGLNVIGPKEFFQTTRPSVMLTFDDNLLSHVDDALPVLAESGVTATFFLNPAELGRPGQLSRHDVDTLVAAGMWIGAHSNQRIVASLYSADEFRAEVASCREFLNSLGMPLAWAYPGGFIGSFTKTHDDILRQQGFSLRFSTLDEPCDPQDPDRVQGRYVIRQNCNDRYFRSALAGGLQLLRIYKRVLAQGWPASRSRTGMIDVP from the coding sequence ATGTTCGCTCACCAGCTCTCGACCATCGTCGGGGGTGGACTGAATGTGATCGGGCCGAAGGAGTTCTTCCAGACCACCAGACCTTCGGTCATGCTCACTTTCGACGACAATCTGCTTTCTCACGTCGATGACGCTCTGCCGGTGCTTGCGGAATCAGGCGTCACCGCGACGTTCTTTCTGAATCCAGCCGAATTGGGTCGACCTGGGCAGCTGTCCCGACACGATGTTGACACGCTCGTTGCGGCCGGCATGTGGATCGGTGCTCACAGCAACCAGCGCATCGTGGCGTCGCTGTACTCCGCCGATGAGTTCCGTGCAGAGGTCGCCTCTTGCCGGGAGTTTCTGAACAGCCTCGGAATGCCGCTCGCCTGGGCCTATCCGGGCGGATTCATCGGCAGCTTCACGAAAACGCACGATGACATCCTGCGACAACAGGGGTTCAGCCTGCGCTTTTCGACCTTGGACGAGCCCTGCGATCCCCAGGATCCCGATCGCGTACAAGGGCGGTACGTCATCCGACAGAACTGCAACGATCGCTATTTCCGTTCGGCGCTAGCCGGCGGTCTGCAGCTGCTTCGCATCTACAAGAGAGTTCTGGCCCAAGGCTGGCCCGCATCGAGGTCTCGCACCGGAATGATCGATGTTCCTTGA